In the genome of Oscarella lobularis chromosome 1, ooOscLobu1.1, whole genome shotgun sequence, one region contains:
- the LOC136199637 gene encoding uncharacterized protein isoform X2: protein MPPEQAPTASPRNVSGVVIEFNSSVSSVLLTWEPPPFSDVDGILIGYTIYYQRIDETNPSVLYVNETEYTLFVESFEDYKITIAARTSAGEGPKGPSPPLKINSAKGLPDVPVNVTAMTNGSLALLVSWKPPMKPNGVIVGYRVLACDLELCHSNVTDGTTTFVIFEELRAFTLYHIFVFARTSAGEGSSSCSSAYTEQTAPSAPPHNVSVLVLNSTSLYVSWDPPPVSHRNGIIVYYAVVYATVMTDRSQLVPGEMLSLTLTGLNEFTRYNVSVSAFTVAIGPESSPITVTTDEDAPSQPPTNLTVTPIDPCFNYWENCGLSKLQVKWDPPPAEDRNGIIILYEIYYIGAEFDTELHTANVSGNVQSLTLTGLEEYVIYDVRIRAFTHVGPSSFSLDQSVRTYAAAPASPTVLSIQNVSSNSNIDGLAGLKVTWSNPSPRDVNGLFVGIHIHYQCSSYVIYNNFADFDEAYAQKMCDCEHFNERILLNNGTKFVITNLTSYSWYDIYVLTVSQVEPGGRRYESDWNPNIVLTAEDRPTGAPRNLSVVGTIGRKELLITWMELLCTLINGLLEKYVIYYQRESGLTVPSDVQNVTASPSSTNYTLSNLESFGEYSVWMQAFTGAGGGPLTPIVRARVCGCYLPGSVSENCDLTTGQCLCRDGAEGQNCDTCILSQKPFANISECLVPEFSPQNITATVLSSTAVLVEWSSLNDFNVSGYNIYYRADGESLRRRYDVDDVDAFNATLTGLRPFTNYTITMDAATEEGLSPEGPDPPLRVRTEEDVPKAPRLLSVTRNCRGCRPARLIVRWATLSVADRNGVITAYEINYVGDEFDTDPHSVNVSGSDTSLALSGLEEYVVYDVKVRAYTSVGPGHFSANVSATTYGADPASTVILSVQNVSSNSSIDGLAGLKVTWSNPSPRDVNGLFVGIRIDFCCSSYVYYNGFGPEGYAQMMCDCDYHNEMFFLKNGTEFVITNLTSYSWYDVIVRAVSQDGPGGREYYGDWNPRIVLTAEDRPTGVPRNLSVVGTVGRKELLITWTELLCTLINGLLEKYVIYYQRESGLAVPSDVQNVTASPSSTNYTLSKLKSFGEYSVWMQAFTGAGGGPLTPVVKARTTRVCECYLPGSVSENCNLTTGQCLCRDGADGQKCDTCILSQKPFANITECLETIDNTPFNCLDPPRRWPNQCNDVALPSRPPARLHVSATVLSGDSALRDHVSVYWNGWTCFFTCPLTYTWKVYILVRRDSFLVMPPRFSQSHRIDHQPVRYPIFIHPFSGMNLIELTVAHGSHTSIVRSLILVDTVEGSSVALSTRHKLQFTSAKYKNWQTDQRRQDLSVSWENHFYNTYIKKNPSLLFPIERPQFGYDVVTPPLSFSGIQTYNYSGITSFGLSLYQKNATYQRLISSQNVTALEQNWVYRHPKPFESGETYEVEMTAKDIFGHQAFSSALVYTDFTPPSITDVIVWKREQSPIRDLDLCSEGRTGSVFTLELRAMDKESGIETIEWTISKTKSSTTSEGRGTITSQIQSQCLDRDESCYCATDGVCVLKTFTSVLQGLETLLNSDRFYLSIRANSRSGLTSTPWEKENPLPKKAGISPTLKSLTPASRTMKVTWSLGGSPTRFLVIACRKDLMTEECVTCLEVSVDGSQREAEVENLEPVTNYRVQIEAFDGDNSSLSAADEAKTQEDSPDGSPIDIAVTTLPNKEARVVWKPPDRFEQNGKITKYKVAVEIEDSLGQWVLAQAEIATVAPQTNATVRNLFSGRKYRIRVSAATAIGFGPLSDPYEFTTPEDVPDEPPANVSLARATKSSVRISWEAIPSGSRNGILRDYVVTYVAQKGGEAEKTVTVRGTETSATLSGLLPYTFYIVKVSGRTNKGLGPVSDDLTVRTSEDVPGPPSVGRADPVSSTAISLSWTAPSEPRGEILDYRIFVFSSSNRRRRDLTSLVSVANFTVQRDESNIIITNLTEGTNYSIYMRARTSQGLGEKTALVHVVTLKQIPGAPRGLTARSGTPESISVSWLAPSAGKISRYVIVYSADDEKGEKQNVTTRDESYVLDRLSPYTYYRIEVKTEGGNASAVTFAYTLEGTPGPLGSFRIPNVGASSVLLEWELPRSPNGRIAYSYRITETATGWTKDVDLRPDELGLPDGRFFRWRVADLTGYTEYQLSMRAFNILYDHRGPTSDLLVIRTNQGKPGPPDAVRVDATRRASLLVSWSPSKKPNGIITEYEITTQWANATGTPKIFTIIHQNNPTARFQEVEGLEYPAQYSVIIRAKTISGEGAGSKPILMFTKLVDPDDRTPRNVTHWNLTSTSVTLNWERPLHPNLLNYTLTVQQIDRPIRFSTRVINANETSASVENLTPNTLFLATLVAGYADGSLGDVSDLHYFQTPSSAPSSPPRNFTVSRTNESSTLLLSWISPLESDLNGVLCGYVARYWPLNSLDSKPSKTDFDAGDHEALLTELTPYTVYHVGIAAETCSVDAEGPFASGKNRTGEGVPDKPNIAVVGKNSTWVKLSWTVEPNGILFRVEANISSDQGHVYKTTNVTGEAEFFGLEPYHLYTVRIRAHSGRGAGAFGTRNVSTCAAAPLSAAVIHTCEALQGNQDKVKAIRLNYTDVSMSDWRGERRGYRVNLFKGNETGIGQVFSDTKYVGQSVGGSDTLEVDESTIDFDQWYTVTMEAESRADCGQTTVGPSSDPCQFLIPSTSEPRGSDDMSMVIAVAVSVAVLVLIVLVIVIICVRKRRRQANLEVIQLKDPYLDMSGGNVSSTIPTSGPVAEHAFENPSFTGGVSSEPTIYL from the exons ATGCCTCCGGAACAAG ctCCCACTGCTTCTCCGCGCAACGTTAGCGGCGTGGTCATCGAATTCAATTCGTCTGTCTCGTCGGTTCTTCTCACCTGGGAGCCGCCTCcgttttctgacgtcgacggcattcTCATTGGCTACACCATCTACTATCAGCGAATTGACGAGACGAATCCGTCGGTGTTATACGTCAACGAAACCGAATACACCTTATTTGTTGAATCTTTTGAAGACTATAAGATAACTATAGCAGCTCGAACGAGTGCGGGAGAAGGACCTAAAGGGCCTAGTCCTCCCTTGAAAATAAATAGCGCGAAGGGCC tGCCGGACGTTCCGGTCAATGTAACGGCTATGACGAACGGTTCACTTGCTTTGTTGGTGTCATGGAAGCCTCCTATGAAGCCCAATGGAGTCATTGTTGGTTACAGGGTATTGGCTTGTGATTTGGAACTGTGTCATAGCAACGTCACTGATGGAACGACTACGTTTGTCATCTTCGAAGAACTGCGTGCTTTTACGCTGTATCACATCTTTGTCTTTGCGAGGACAAGTGCAGGAGAAGGTTCGTCCAGCTGCAGCAGCGCCTATACGGAACAGACAG CTCCAAGTGCTCCTCCTCATAATGTCTCTGTTCTTGTCTTGAATTCGACTAGTTTGTACGTATCATGGGACCCGCCTCCCGTTAGCCATCGCAATGGCATCATTGTGTACTACGCGGTTGTGTATGCTACAGTCATGACTGATCGTTCCCAGCTGGTTCCCGGTGAAATGCTCTCACTTACTCTTACCGGATTGAATGAGTTTACTCGTTACAACGTCAGCGTCAGTGCTTTTACCGTAGCTATTGGTCCGGAAAGTTCGCCAATAACGGTGACTACCGACGAAGATG CGCCTAGTCAACCGCCGACTAATTTAACAGTCACCCCTATTGATCCTTGTTTTAACTATTGGGAAAATTGCGGCCTGAGCAAACTTCAAGTCAAGTGGGATCCTCCTCCTGCGGAAGATCGCAACGGAATTATCATTCTTTATGAAATTTACTACATTGGAGCAGAGTTTGATACGGAACTTCATACAGCTAATGTGAGCGGGAACGTTCAGTCATTGACGCTGACTGGCCTGGAAGAGTACGtcatttatgacgtcagaatccGAGCTTTCACCCACGTTGGTCCcagctctttctctttggaTCAGTCTGTTAGAACGTATGCAG CGGCGCCTGCAAGTCCTACAGTTCTTTCTATCCAGAATGTCAGTTCAAATTCCAACATTGACGGTCTGGCTGGTCTCAAAGTGACTTGGTCTAACCCGTCTCCAAGGGATGTCAATGGATTGTTTGTGGGAATACACATTCATTATCAATGTTCTTCCTATGTCATCTATAACAATTTTGCTGATTTCGATGAAGCATACGCCCAAAAAATGTGTGACTGTGAGCATTTTAACGAAAGGATTCTTTTGAATAACGGAACTAAGTTTGTGATAACCAACTTGACAAG TTACTCATGGTACGACATTTATGTTCTCACGGTGTCTCAAGTTGAAccaggaggaagacgatacGAGAGTGATTGGAATCCAAATATCGTCTTGACAGCAGAAGACA gACCAACTGGTGCTCCTCGGAATTTGTCCGTTGTTGGAACCATTGGAAGAAAGGAGCTTCTAATAACTTGGATGGAACTGCTGTGTACTCTGATCAACGGACTGTTGGAGAAGTACGTCATTTACTATCAAAGAGAGAGCGGGCTCACAGTGCCAAGTGATGTCCAAAATGTGACTGCATCTCCAAGTTCTACG AATTACACTTTATCAAACTTGGAGTCTTTTGGCGAGTATTCAGTGTGGATGCAGGCTTTCACAGGTGCGGGAGGAGGTCCTCTTACTCCAATTGTCCGAGCTAGAG TTTGCGGATGTTATTTACCGGGTTCGGTGAGCGAAAATTGTGACCTGACGACGGGCCAATGCTTGTgccgcgacggcgccgaagGACAAAATTGTGACACGTGCATTCTATCGCAAAAACCATTCGCTAATATAAGCGAATGTCTTG TTCCTGAGTTTTCACCTCAAAATATTACGGCCACCGTCTTATCTTCTACTGCCGTTCTGGTAGAGTGGTCTTCTTTGAATGATTTCAACGTTTCTGGCTACAACATATACTATCGGGCAGACGGGGAATCGCTGCGAAGAcgatacgacgtcgatgacgtcgatgcgtTCAACGCCACGCTGACAGGTCTTCGTCCTTTTACCAACTACACGATCACAATGGATGCGGCTACCGAAGAAGGCTTGAGTCCGGAGGGACCGGATCCTCCTCTGAGAGTTCGGACGGAAGAGGACG TTCCTAAAGCACCGCGTCTGTTGTCAGTTACCCGGAACTGTCGCGGCTGCAGACCGGCTCGGCTTATCGTTCGTTGGGCAACTCTCTCTGTTGCCGATCGGAATGGAGTGATCACTGCTTATGAGATTAACTACGTAGGAGATGAATTCGATACCGATCCGCATTCTGTCAATGTCAGCGGAAGCGATACTTCTTTGGCTCTATCTGGCCTTGAGGAGTACGtagtttatgacgtcaaagttcGAGCCTATACTAGCGTTGGTCCGGGTCATTTTTCTGCGAATGTTTCTGCAACAACTTACGGAG CTGATCCTGCAAGTACGGTAATTCTTTCTGTCCAAAACGTTAGTTCAAATTCAAGCATTGACGGTCTCGCTGGTCTCAAAGTGACTTGGTCTAACCCGTCTCCAAGAGATGTCAATGGATTGTTTGTGGGAATACGTATTGATTTCTGTTGTTCTTCCTACGTCTACTATAACGGTTTTGGACCAGAAGGATATGCTCAAATGATGTGTGACTGCGATTATCATAAcgaaatgttttttttgaagaatggAACTGAGTTTGTGATCACCAACTTGACAAG TTACTCGTGGTACGACGTTATTGTTCGCGCGGTATCTCAAGATGGACCAGGAGGAAGAGAATACTACGGCGATTGGAATCCAAGGATTGTCTTGACAGCAGAAGACA GACCAACTGGCGTTCCTCGGAATTTGTCCGTTGTTGGAACCGTTGGAAGAAAGGAGCTTCTAATAACTTGGACCGAACTGCTGTGTACTCTGATCAACGGACTGTTGGAGAAGTACGTCATTTACTATCAAAGAGAGAGCGGGCTCGCAGTGCCAAGTGATGTCCAAAATGTGACTGCATCTCCAAGTTCTACG AATTACACTTTGTCAAAGTTGAAGTCTTTTGGCGAGTATTCAGTGTGGATGCAAGCATTCACAGGTGCGGGAGGAGGTCCTCTTACTCCCGTTGTCAAAGCGCGGACAACTAGAG TTTGCGAATGTTATTTACCGGGTTCGGTGAGCGAAAATTGTAACCTGACAACGGGCCAATGTTTGTGCCGCGACGGTGCCGATGGACAGAAGTGCGACACGTGCATTCTATCACAAAAGCCATTCGCAAATATCACCGAATGTCTCG aaacaATTGACAACACTCCTTTTAACTGCCTCGATCCTCCTCGAAGATGGCCAAATCAGTGCAACGACGTGGCTCTACCATCGCGACCGCCAGCTCGCCTTCACGTCAGTGCAACGGTACTGTCCGGCGACAGCGCTCTTCGAGATCACGTCAGCGTGTATTGGAACGGGTGGACGTGCTTCTTCACGTGTCCACTAACGTACACGTGGAAAGTCTATATTCTCGTGCGTCGAGACAGCTTCCTCGTGATGCCGCCTCGATTTAGTCAGTCTCACCGAATCGATCATCAACCCGTTCGTTATCCCATTTTCATTCATCCGTTCTCGGGAATGAATCTGATTGAATTGACGGTCGCTCACGGTTCCCATACCTCAATCGTTCGAAGTCTTATCTTGGTAGACACAGTGGAAGGTTCCTCGGTTGCTTTATCGACTCGTCACAAGCTTCAGTTCACATCGGCCAAATACAAAAACTGGCAAACGGATCAACGTCGACAAGATCTTAGTGTTAGCTGGGAAAACCATTTCTACAACACGTACATCAAGAAAAATCCGTCACTGCTATTTCCTATTGAACGACCTCAGTTTggatacgacgtcgtcacgccgCCACTGTCCTTCTCCGGCATCCAAACGTATAATTACTCGGGAATTACGTCTTTCGGACTGTCGCTTTATCAGAAGAACGCTACCTATCAGCGGCTGATTTCATCTCAGAATGTCACCGCTCTAGAACAGAATTGGGTCTATCGTCATCCGAAGCCCTTTGAATCGGGCGAAACGTACGAAGTTGAGATGACGGCAAAAGATATCTTTGGACATCAGGCGTTCAGTTCGGCTTTGGTTTACACAGACTTCACTCCGCCGTCGATCACCGACGTTATCGTGTGGAAACGCGAGCAGAGTCCTATCAGAGATTTAGATCTTTGCTCGGAAGGTCGAACTGGATCGGTGTTCACTCTCGAACTGAGGGCAATGGACAAAGAGAGCGGAATTGAAACGATCGAGTGGACTAtctcaaagacaaagagttcgacgacgagcgaaggACGCGGTACAATTACTTCGCAAATTCAG TCTCAATGTCTTGATCGTGACGAGTCTTGCTATTGCGCTACCGACGGTGTGTGCGTTTTGAAAACGTTCACGTCTGTGCTTCAAGGATTGGAAACTCTTTTGAATAGCGACAGGTTCTACTTATCGATTCGGGCCAATAGCCGATCTGGATTGACATCCACACCGtgggagaaagaaaatcctCTACCAAAGAAAGCGGGAATATCTCCCACACTCAAAAGCTTGACACCAGCCAGCAGAACAATGAAGGTTACGTGGTCTCTAGGCGGCTCTCCAACGAGATTTCTTGTGATTGCCTGCCGAAAAGATTTAATGACAGAAGAATGCGTCACTTGTTTGGAAGTGAGCGTTGACGGATCGCAACGTGAAGCAGAGGTCGAAAATTTAGAGCCCGTGACTAATTATCGAGTCCAAATTGAAGCGTTTGACGGAGATAACTCTAGCTTGAGTGCAGCTGACGAGGCAAAGACGCAAGAAGACA GTCCGGATGGGAGTCCTATCGATATTGCGGTCACGACTCTACCTAATAAAGAAGCTCGTGTCGTATGGAAACCACCTGATCGGTTTGAACAGAACGGCAAAATCACGAAATACAAAGTAGCGGTCGAGATCGAAGACAGTTTAGGTCAGTGGGTTTTGGCACAAGCCGAAATCGCCACCGTCGCACCGCAGACGAACGCAACAGTGAGAAATCTGTTCTCTGGACGAAAGTATCGAATACGAGTTAGCGCTGCAACGGCGATTGGCTTCGGGCCACTGTCAGACCCCTACGAATTCACCACTCCGGAAGACG TTCCCGATGAGCCTCCAGCAAACGTTTCTCTGGCTCGCGCCACAAAAAGCAGCGTACGGATTTCTTGGGAAGCGATACCTAGTGGTAGTCGCAACGGTATTCTTCGCGACTACGTCGTCACGTACGTCGCTCAGAAGGGCGGCGAAGCGGAGAAAACAGTAACAGTGCGCGGAACAGAGACGTCGGCTACGCTTAGCGGCCTTTTACCGTACACGTTTTATATCGTCAAAGTGAGCGGTAGAACAAACAAGGGCCTCGGACCGGTCAGCGACGATCTTACAGTGCGGACGAGTGAAGACG TTCCTGGTCCTCCTTCTGTTGGACGGGCTGATCCTGTGAGCTCGACGGCGATCTCTCTGAGCTGGACGGCACCGTCGGAACCTCGCGGGGAGATTTTGGACTATCGCATTTTCGtattctcgtcgtcaaatcgtcgtcggcgcgatttgacgtcgttggtCTCTGTTGCCAACTTCACGGttcaaagagacgaaagtaACATCATCATAACAAACCTTACGGAAGGAACGAACTATTCGATCTACATGCGAGCACGAACGTCGCAGGGACTAGGCGAGAAGACCGCTCTCGTTCACGTCGTTACTCTGAAGCAAA ttcCTGGAGCTCCACGAGGACTGACAGCAAGGTCAGGTACACCGGAAAGCATCTCAGTGTCGTGGCTAGCTCCGTCCGCTGGCAAAATCTCGCGCTACGTAATAGTCTACAGTGCAGATGAtgagaaaggagagaagcaaaacgtgacgacgagagatGAGTCTTACGTACTCGATCGTTTGTCTCCGTACACTTACTATCGGATTGAAGTGAAGACCGAAGGTGGAAATGCAAGTGCCGTCACATTTGCCTATACACTCGAAGGAA CTCCTGGTCCGCTTGGATCGTTTCGAATTCCCAACGTCGGCGCATCGTCCGTCCTTCTCGAATGGGAGCTGCCTAGGTCACCAAACGGTCGGATCGCTTATTCGTATCGCATTACTGAAACGGCAACGGGATGGACAAAAGACGTGGATCTGCGTCCGGACGAACTCGGCTTGCCGGATGGCCGATTCTTTCGATGGAgagtcgccgatttgacAGGATACACAGAATATCAGTTGTCCATGCGAGCCTTCAACATTCTCTACGATCACCGAGGTCCTACGTCAGACTTACTTGTCATCCGCACCAATCAAGGAA AGCCGGGTCCACCTGATGCCGTTCGGGTCGatgcgacgagacgagcgagTCTACTCGTTTCGTGGTCTCCGTCGAAGAAACCCAACGGCATTATCACCGAGTACGAGATCACCACGCAGTGGGCCAACGCAACAggaacgccaaaaatattcaCAATCATTCACCAGAACAATCCAACGGCACGATTTCAAGAAGTAGAAGGACTCGAATATCCGGCACAGTACTCTGTCATTATTCGAGCAAAGACGATCTCAGGAGAGGGAGCCGGCAGCAAGCCGATCCTAATGTTCACGAAACTTGTAGATCCCGATGATAGAACACCGCGCAACGTCACTCATTGGAATcttacgtcgacgtcggtgaCTTTGAATTGGGAGCGACCGTTACACCCGAATCTGCTGAACTATACACTCACTGTTCAACAGATAGACAGACCTATTCGCTTCTCTACGCGAGTTATCAATGCCAATGAGACGAGTGCAAGTGTGGAAAATTTGACGCCGAATACGCTTTTTTTGGCTACGCTTGTTGCCGGTTACGCGGACGGATCGCTCGGAGACGTATCTGACCTTCATTATTTTCAGACGCCTTCATCTG CTCCATCGTCCCCTCCGCGAAATTTCACTGTTagtcgaacgaacgaaagcTCGACGCTTCTTCTGAGTTGGATTTCGCCTTTGGAATCTGACTTGAACGGCGTGTTGTGCGGCTACGTCGCGCGGTACTGGCCGCTCAACAGTCTCGATAGCAAACCGTCTAAAACAGACTTTGACGCTGGAGATCACGAAGCGCTGCTTACTGAACTAACGCCGTACACTGTATATCACGTAGGAATCGCGGCAGAAACGTGTAGCGTCGATGCGGAAGGCCCTTTCGCTTCTGGAAAAAACAGAACTGGAGAAGGAG TACCTGATAAACCAAACATTGCCGTGGTCGGCAAGAATTCGACGTGGGTGAAACTCTCGTGGACAGTCGAGCCTAATGGAATTCTATTTCGAGTGGAAGCAAACATATCGTCTGATCAAGGTCACGTATacaaaacgacgaacgtgACTGGTGAAGCTGAATTCTTTGGCCTCGAGCCTTACCATCTCTATACCGTGCGTATTCGAGCGCATTCTGGGCGAGGAGCGGGTGCATTTGGAACTCGAAACGTTTCAACTTGCGCAGCAG CTCCCCTGTCTGCGGCTGTGATTCACACTTGCGAAGCTCTTCAGGGAAATCAAGACAAAGTGAAGGCGATTCGATTAAATTACACGGACGTTTCTATGTCGGACTGGCGCGGTGAACGTCGAGGATACCGTGTCAATTTgttcaaaggaaacgaaacgggCATTGGGCAAGTCTTTAGTGATACCAAGTACGTCGGACAATCGGTCGGTGGATCAGATACCTTGGAGGTCGATGAGTCTACGATTGACTTCGACCAGTGGTACACGGTAACTATGGAAGCTGAAAGTCGCGCCGATTGCGGACAAACGACCGTCGGTCCGAGCAGCGATCCTTGCCAGTTCCTTATTCCGAGTACGTCTGAACCACGAG GGAGTGATGATATGTCAATGGTCATTGCTGTAGCTGTTTCTGTAGCCGTACTGGTACTAATCGTACTCGTGATTGTTATCATCTGCGtgcgaaagagacgtcgtcaggCAAATTTGGAAGTTATTCAATTGAAAGACCCCTACTTAGATATGAGTGGTGGCAATgtttcttcgacgattccAACATCGGGACCCGTTGCAGAACATGCATTCGAAAATCCGTCGTTCACCGGCGGCGTCTCGTCGGAGCCGACAATTTACCTGTAG